One genomic window of Psychrobacillus sp. INOP01 includes the following:
- a CDS encoding LysR family transcriptional regulator, giving the protein MDIRQLHYFREIVKHSSISKAAEALHIAQPPLSQLLKKLETELGTTLIHRYRKKWELTETGEILYQYAEQMLLQMQDVKQKIQEVEQGIAGTVRIGVSSACSNMLIDYISMYRTQFPNVKISIINGNSEELLKRLEQREIDLAFLLRLSNSEHYEIKILKKQPYVIIVPTSWLTSFSHPHVTFKQIAKLPFIMLGAMEGHSFHGDIRRAFEEHDIEPNIIIECKDISMVASLVSKALGVSIIPSMDYAATFLENLTLFELEEYSNSVEPVILRLKDAPTSKVAAQFWDIVD; this is encoded by the coding sequence ATGGATATTCGACAATTACATTACTTTAGAGAAATTGTAAAACATTCTAGTATTTCTAAAGCTGCAGAAGCACTTCATATCGCGCAGCCACCACTCAGTCAGCTCTTAAAGAAACTAGAAACCGAGCTTGGCACAACTTTAATCCATCGTTATCGTAAAAAATGGGAACTGACTGAAACAGGTGAAATATTATATCAATACGCGGAGCAAATGCTTTTGCAAATGCAGGATGTGAAGCAAAAAATTCAAGAAGTAGAACAAGGTATAGCTGGAACTGTACGTATTGGTGTTTCTTCCGCATGCTCGAACATGCTGATCGACTATATTAGCATGTATAGAACACAATTCCCAAACGTCAAAATCAGTATTATTAACGGTAACTCAGAGGAATTATTAAAACGACTCGAACAAAGAGAAATAGATTTGGCCTTCCTTTTACGCTTAAGCAATAGCGAACACTATGAGATTAAAATATTGAAGAAACAACCGTATGTCATAATTGTCCCAACTAGTTGGTTAACATCATTTTCACACCCACATGTGACATTTAAACAAATTGCCAAATTACCTTTTATTATGCTGGGTGCAATGGAAGGACATTCTTTTCATGGGGATATACGTAGAGCGTTTGAAGAACATGACATAGAACCAAATATTATAATTGAATGCAAGGATATATCCATGGTAGCATCACTTGTCAGTAAAGCTTTGGGAGTATCCATTATTCCAAGCATGGATTATGCAGCTACCTTTTTAGAAAATCTAACACTATTTGAATTGGAAGAATATAGTAATAGCGTGGAGCCAGTCATCTTAAGACTAAAAGATGCACCTACCTCAAAAGTAGCCGCACAGTTTTGGGATATAGTAGATTAA
- a CDS encoding YitT family protein has product MNHKNVTMKRLVLYVGGLFFLTLGVSLSIQAGLGVSPVSSLAYALVLTSGLSIGITTVLANILFILVQIMLNKRIDIKDFILQLIISFVFGFFMDATLFLVQLLPPPESIVLRCVYLIISLFVVSAGLIGYFTAKLPLMPYDALTYVISERFKIKFSKAKIMGDLLNVFVAATLCLVFIQSFGSIGIGTLVAAYFIGKILGWMISHYQKKLKQWVFENEKVNE; this is encoded by the coding sequence ATGAATCATAAAAATGTTACAATGAAGCGCCTTGTCTTGTATGTGGGTGGCTTATTTTTTTTGACGCTTGGAGTTAGTTTGTCAATTCAAGCGGGACTTGGTGTATCGCCCGTTTCTTCTTTGGCATATGCACTTGTTTTAACGTCAGGATTATCCATTGGTATTACTACAGTCCTTGCAAATATATTATTTATCCTTGTTCAAATCATGTTAAACAAACGTATTGATATAAAAGATTTTATACTTCAACTAATTATTTCGTTTGTATTTGGATTCTTTATGGATGCTACATTGTTCCTCGTACAGTTACTACCACCACCTGAATCTATAGTATTACGCTGTGTATATCTAATTATTAGTTTATTTGTCGTGTCAGCAGGATTAATCGGTTATTTCACTGCAAAACTACCACTAATGCCCTATGATGCATTAACTTATGTTATTAGCGAACGGTTCAAAATAAAGTTTAGTAAAGCAAAAATTATGGGTGACTTACTAAATGTTTTTGTCGCAGCGACGCTTTGTTTAGTTTTTATACAGTCCTTTGGATCAATAGGCATCGGAACACTAGTAGCGGCTTATTTTATAGGGAAAATTTTAGGCTGGATGATATCGCACTATCAAAAAAAACTGAAACAATGGGTATTTGAAAATGAAAAAGTGAACGAATAA
- a CDS encoding Gfo/Idh/MocA family protein has translation MENIRWGVLSTANIAQKQLIPAIDRASNAELIAIASRGSQVHPVASKLGIAKAYESYEELLNDSDIEAVYIPLPNHLHKEWVIKAAKQGKHILCEKPVALTAVEAEEMVEICRENNVKFMEAFMYQLHPQHQRVKEILSSGEIGDIKLIKSSHSFHLQSRVDKFRMDKAMGGGSLYDVGCYSIHAIRYLLDSEPVSVQCFAELDPETGVDISTFGYLNMGGGVRAMFDCSFDMTGRNEYEVIGTKGTIKVPFAFRPDNNGGVGKVITQVADMVREENVYGDLYRLEVEHFSNVIQMNSDPEITGNSTINNMRVIEACYQSIQTGELVEMK, from the coding sequence ATGGAGAATATTCGGTGGGGAGTATTAAGTACGGCGAATATCGCACAGAAACAACTAATACCCGCAATTGATAGAGCAAGTAATGCTGAGCTAATAGCTATTGCGAGTCGAGGAAGCCAAGTGCATCCAGTAGCTTCCAAATTAGGTATTGCTAAAGCCTATGAAAGCTATGAAGAGCTTCTTAATGATTCAGATATTGAAGCTGTCTACATTCCGCTTCCTAATCATTTGCATAAAGAATGGGTAATTAAAGCTGCTAAGCAAGGAAAGCATATACTATGCGAAAAGCCAGTTGCGTTAACAGCTGTCGAGGCAGAAGAAATGGTGGAAATATGTCGCGAAAATAACGTGAAATTCATGGAAGCCTTCATGTATCAGCTGCATCCACAGCATCAGCGCGTTAAAGAAATTTTATCATCCGGCGAAATTGGGGACATAAAGCTTATTAAATCGAGTCATTCTTTTCATTTACAATCCCGTGTCGATAAATTTAGAATGGACAAAGCGATGGGTGGAGGCTCTCTTTATGATGTTGGTTGCTATAGCATTCATGCGATTCGCTACTTGTTAGATTCCGAACCAGTTTCTGTGCAATGCTTTGCGGAACTTGATCCTGAAACTGGTGTAGATATAAGCACATTTGGATATTTGAACATGGGCGGTGGAGTACGTGCCATGTTTGACTGCAGTTTTGATATGACTGGAAGAAATGAATATGAAGTAATAGGTACAAAAGGCACGATCAAAGTACCTTTTGCCTTCCGACCAGATAATAACGGAGGAGTAGGGAAAGTTATTACTCAAGTCGCAGACATGGTCCGTGAAGAAAATGTATATGGGGATCTATATCGACTAGAGGTGGAGCATTTTTCTAATGTAATACAAATGAATAGTGATCCAGAAATTACAGGAAATTCTACTATTAATAATATGCGAGTAATAGAAGCTTGTTATCAATCTATACAAACCGGTGAACTCGTAGAGATGAAGTAA
- a CDS encoding aldose epimerase family protein has translation MNCLVLVEEKIFGFIDGLPVTLFTVRNKNGFEVSCMNYGCVITEILASDRAQQYENVVLGYDTLEEYDHNPKYLGAVVGRVAGRISGDSFCIGEDIYNLQKNDKNNHIHGGLNGFSHTIWNATVLEGDQDTTIEFTYLSADGEEGYPGNLEMKVNYTILHEEDTLLITYTGISDKDTLVNVTNHSYFNLSGNLKRDVLGHALTMDSPLYLELNEEFLPTGNIVPVENSVFDFREGRKIMDGVASVHPQNVLVGNGYDHPFLFTENELNAMLLTEAESGRKLVVETTESAVVFYTGNNMGNTEIMRGEELRDYLGLCLETQGPPDSIHHPHFLSSILRAGDEYKTTTIYSFGVIAEE, from the coding sequence TTGAATTGCTTAGTGTTAGTGGAAGAGAAAATATTTGGATTTATAGATGGTCTGCCGGTTACATTATTTACCGTAAGAAATAAAAACGGTTTTGAAGTATCCTGCATGAATTATGGATGCGTAATTACTGAGATTTTAGCATCTGATCGAGCTCAACAATACGAAAATGTTGTTCTCGGATATGATACGTTAGAGGAATACGATCATAATCCAAAGTACTTAGGAGCAGTTGTAGGTCGAGTTGCTGGTCGCATCAGTGGAGACTCTTTTTGTATAGGAGAGGATATCTACAATCTCCAAAAAAATGATAAAAATAATCATATACATGGAGGTCTCAATGGATTTAGTCATACAATATGGAATGCTACTGTGTTGGAAGGAGACCAAGATACTACAATTGAGTTTACCTATTTAAGCGCAGATGGGGAAGAAGGATACCCTGGTAATCTAGAAATGAAAGTAAATTACACCATTTTACACGAGGAAGACACGCTATTAATTACATACACTGGTATTTCTGATAAAGACACATTAGTAAATGTAACGAATCACTCATATTTTAATCTTAGTGGGAATTTGAAAAGGGATGTATTAGGCCATGCACTAACGATGGATAGTCCTTTGTATTTAGAGTTAAATGAGGAGTTTCTTCCGACCGGAAATATAGTGCCGGTTGAGAACTCTGTATTTGATTTTAGAGAAGGTCGTAAAATAATGGATGGAGTGGCCTCTGTTCATCCACAAAATGTATTAGTCGGAAACGGTTACGACCATCCATTTTTATTTACTGAAAACGAACTTAATGCAATGTTATTAACAGAAGCAGAAAGTGGTCGTAAACTAGTAGTAGAAACGACAGAGTCTGCAGTCGTTTTCTATACAGGAAATAACATGGGCAATACGGAAATTATGAGAGGCGAAGAGCTAAGAGATTATTTAGGTTTATGCCTGGAAACGCAAGGGCCACCTGATTCAATTCATCATCCTCATTTCCTTTCGTCTATTCTACGAGCAGGGGATGAGTACAAGACCACAACAATTTATTCTTTCGGAGTTATAGCAGAAGAATAA
- a CDS encoding aldo/keto reductase, translating into MEFLTLSNGLKIPQIGFGVWQVDNETEAPAAVEEALRVGYRHIDTAATYGNEEGVAKGIAASGVAREDIFLTSKIWNDDVRAGRTKEAFQESLNRLNTDYLDLCLIHWPVDGIVEAWRALVELYNEGKIKSIGVSNFKEHHLEQLEAAGLMTPMINQIELHPQLPQQNYVNYLSDKGIHVEAWSPLMQGKFLDFDLFHQLAEKYGKSPSQIVLRWHLQLGRVALPKSITPSRIQENFNVFDFKLSSEDMDAIAKLATNVRMGPDPDEIQF; encoded by the coding sequence ATGGAATTTCTAACACTTAGTAATGGATTGAAAATCCCTCAAATTGGTTTTGGTGTTTGGCAAGTTGATAACGAAACAGAAGCTCCAGCTGCTGTAGAAGAGGCTCTTCGCGTCGGCTATCGTCATATTGATACTGCAGCTACTTACGGTAACGAAGAAGGAGTGGCAAAAGGAATTGCTGCTTCTGGTGTTGCTCGTGAAGATATCTTCCTAACTTCAAAAATTTGGAACGATGACGTTCGTGCAGGCCGTACAAAAGAAGCATTTCAAGAGTCCCTTAACCGTTTAAACACGGACTATCTAGATTTATGCTTAATCCATTGGCCAGTTGACGGTATTGTAGAAGCTTGGCGTGCACTTGTTGAGCTGTACAATGAAGGAAAAATAAAGTCAATTGGTGTGTCTAACTTCAAAGAACACCACTTGGAGCAATTAGAGGCAGCTGGATTGATGACGCCTATGATCAATCAAATCGAGCTACACCCCCAATTACCACAGCAGAACTATGTGAATTATTTATCCGACAAAGGTATTCATGTAGAAGCTTGGAGTCCCCTTATGCAAGGGAAATTCTTGGATTTTGATTTATTCCACCAGTTGGCTGAAAAATATGGGAAGTCTCCATCACAAATTGTGCTTCGCTGGCACTTACAATTAGGACGAGTTGCTTTACCAAAATCAATTACTCCTAGTCGTATTCAAGAAAACTTTAATGTCTTTGACTTCAAATTATCGTCTGAAGATATGGACGCAATTGCTAAACTAGCTACAAATGTTCGCATGGGTCCTGACCCAGACGAAATTCAATTCTAA
- a CDS encoding radical SAM/SPASM domain-containing protein, whose amino-acid sequence MKTFKKMYIEITSVCNLACSFCPPTSRAKNILKLDAFNKTLDQIRPHTKYIYLHVKGEPLLHPRVDQLLDASHAKGFKVNITTNGTLINKNRHKLLGKPALRQINFSLHSFDGHEGSENREKYLGDILDFVREAKEHNIIISYRLWNLQRDQVSEVAQRRNRETLEILEKEYNLDFKIEEKVQPGKGIKIAHNVYLNQDHEFQWPSLFAPEDDGKGFCHALRNQAAILVDGTVVPCCLDGEGVINLGNINNSSFSDIIESERANNLYDGFTRREAVEEMCRKCGYRQRFGV is encoded by the coding sequence TTGAAAACCTTTAAAAAAATGTATATTGAAATTACTAGCGTTTGTAATCTTGCTTGTAGCTTCTGTCCACCGACAAGTAGAGCAAAGAATATTCTCAAACTAGATGCATTTAACAAAACATTAGATCAAATTCGACCACATACAAAATATATTTACCTCCATGTAAAAGGTGAGCCACTTTTACATCCACGAGTCGATCAATTATTAGATGCCAGTCATGCCAAGGGTTTTAAAGTTAATATAACGACAAATGGCACCCTTATCAATAAAAATAGACATAAACTTTTAGGAAAACCAGCACTGCGCCAAATTAATTTCTCTTTACATAGCTTCGATGGTCATGAAGGGTCCGAAAATCGCGAGAAATATCTAGGAGATATTCTGGATTTTGTTCGAGAAGCCAAGGAACACAATATTATCATCTCCTATCGATTATGGAACTTACAGAGGGATCAGGTTTCAGAAGTTGCTCAACGTAGAAATCGAGAAACACTGGAAATACTTGAAAAAGAATATAATCTAGATTTTAAAATTGAAGAAAAAGTACAACCGGGTAAAGGGATTAAAATTGCACATAATGTATATTTAAACCAAGATCATGAGTTTCAATGGCCTAGCTTATTTGCACCAGAGGATGATGGAAAAGGATTTTGTCACGCCCTCCGAAACCAAGCGGCTATACTTGTCGATGGAACTGTCGTACCATGTTGTCTAGATGGAGAAGGTGTGATTAACTTAGGTAATATTAATAATAGTTCTTTTTCAGACATTATTGAGAGTGAACGAGCGAATAATTTGTATGATGGATTTACAAGAAGAGAAGCAGTGGAAGAAATGTGCAGAAAATGTGGATATAGACAGAGGTTTGGAGTTTAA
- the tlp gene encoding small acid-soluble spore protein Tlp encodes MTNNNKPKPDDRSDNVKKLKKMVKNTTENMEAAEETMEHTTGNDREAVREKNERRKESIEGFRREILDEAEARKK; translated from the coding sequence ATGACTAATAACAATAAACCAAAACCAGATGACCGATCAGATAACGTAAAAAAGTTGAAAAAAATGGTGAAAAACACGACCGAGAACATGGAAGCTGCGGAAGAAACGATGGAACACACTACTGGAAATGATCGAGAAGCCGTCCGAGAGAAAAATGAACGTCGAAAAGAAAGTATTGAAGGTTTTCGAAGAGAAATATTAGACGAGGCAGAAGCTCGCAAAAAATAA
- a CDS encoding DEAD/DEAH box helicase — translation MIIERSSEWAEGFIKRLENVEPWDNWTLYNMSYDIAKNNLITEFTGLQSPKYLTNLKPLEHQLKVAETVIERMNGKAILADEVGLGKTIEAGLILKEYLVRGLVKKALILAPASLINQWVEELHYKFYIPAVPYKKNTPLEHCDVVVLSMDTAKKSPHRELIFAQDYDMIIIDEAHKLKNHKTKIYEFVQSLKKKFCLLLTATPVQNDVFELFNLISLLKPGHLGNYEAFQSAFSASKHDLEHDDYLKELVNQVMVRNRRQDTGIEWTNRQVNIIPIQFTNEEKEVYEMIVDLKNISPVFSGAFSMITLQKEMCSSKEATFLTLNKMRQNCGNPEENASVENVMQRLMALEINSKAEKAYEIISQAKDKVIIFTEYKASQAYLQWYLHTKGITSVLFNGKFNKNKRDYMKHLFKEHAQVLIATESGGEGINLQFCHHVINYDLPWNPMKLEQRIGRVHRLGQEHDVHIYNLAIDNTIEIDILRLLYKKIDVFEKVVGDLDDILSAFQKTI, via the coding sequence ATGATTATCGAAAGGTCATCGGAATGGGCAGAGGGTTTTATTAAACGATTGGAAAATGTTGAGCCATGGGATAATTGGACTCTTTATAATATGAGCTATGATATTGCAAAAAATAATTTAATCACAGAGTTTACAGGTCTTCAATCTCCTAAGTATTTGACTAATTTAAAGCCACTTGAACATCAATTAAAGGTTGCGGAAACAGTTATTGAAAGAATGAATGGAAAAGCAATATTGGCTGATGAGGTGGGGCTTGGTAAAACAATTGAAGCTGGTTTGATATTGAAGGAATATCTTGTTCGTGGACTGGTAAAGAAGGCTTTAATATTGGCCCCCGCTTCACTTATCAATCAATGGGTGGAGGAGCTGCATTATAAATTTTATATACCAGCTGTGCCTTATAAGAAAAATACTCCATTAGAGCATTGTGATGTTGTCGTTCTGAGTATGGATACAGCGAAAAAAAGTCCTCACAGAGAACTTATCTTTGCGCAGGATTATGACATGATTATTATTGATGAAGCGCATAAGTTAAAAAACCACAAAACCAAAATCTACGAGTTTGTACAAAGTTTAAAGAAGAAGTTTTGCTTACTATTAACTGCTACCCCTGTTCAAAATGATGTATTTGAATTATTTAACCTTATTTCGTTACTAAAACCTGGACATCTTGGAAATTATGAGGCGTTTCAATCGGCATTCTCTGCTAGCAAACATGATTTAGAGCATGATGATTACTTGAAGGAGTTAGTAAACCAGGTGATGGTTCGAAATCGTAGACAGGACACGGGAATAGAGTGGACGAATCGCCAAGTAAATATTATTCCAATACAGTTTACGAACGAAGAAAAAGAAGTGTACGAAATGATAGTGGATTTAAAAAACATCTCACCTGTATTTTCAGGTGCCTTTTCGATGATTACACTGCAGAAGGAAATGTGTAGTAGCAAGGAGGCTACATTTCTTACATTAAATAAAATGCGGCAAAATTGTGGAAATCCAGAGGAAAACGCTTCTGTAGAAAATGTTATGCAAAGATTAATGGCGTTAGAAATAAATTCAAAAGCAGAGAAAGCATACGAAATAATATCACAAGCGAAGGATAAAGTAATTATTTTTACAGAATATAAAGCAAGCCAAGCATACTTACAGTGGTATTTACACACAAAAGGTATTACGAGTGTGCTTTTTAATGGGAAATTCAATAAAAACAAGCGGGACTATATGAAGCATTTATTTAAAGAGCATGCTCAAGTATTGATAGCCACTGAATCAGGTGGGGAAGGGATTAACCTTCAATTCTGTCATCATGTGATCAATTATGATTTGCCATGGAATCCGATGAAGTTGGAACAGCGTATAGGACGTGTACACCGGCTGGGGCAAGAACATGACGTTCATATTTATAATTTGGCAATTGATAACACGATTGAGATAGATATATTGCGACTACTCTACAAAAAAATTGATGTATTTGAAAAGGTTGTAGGTGATTTAGATGATATATTGTCCGCTTTCCAAAAAACGATATAA
- a CDS encoding YqhG family protein — MYPQQVQQYLRTFFSENNCQFVNDTDHYLTVQLTIDMDKRIMNRPYYWQYVESVGAVPCPSQLTLITDQTKLKDNIKGELVHFGSPRLGQLFQATYEMGAFIQMFEQMEETINRPILTPWLGVNYKISYYSNQTKEMLHSLGINLMNGNIITDFHASLSEMNIASTMPKNAFLLPYVIKPVRGLERLDGVVENVIQQDDHSWAEQAKKRWQRDIRVLEFFYEGVEERPECYEMEKTALQQQYEARIKIEIINGGLFYLK; from the coding sequence ATGTATCCGCAACAAGTTCAACAGTACTTACGAACTTTTTTCTCTGAAAATAATTGTCAGTTCGTGAATGACACAGATCACTATCTTACTGTTCAGCTGACGATTGATATGGATAAACGAATTATGAATAGACCTTATTATTGGCAATACGTAGAAAGCGTAGGGGCGGTACCTTGTCCGTCACAACTTACATTAATAACGGACCAAACAAAGCTGAAAGATAATATTAAGGGGGAATTGGTACATTTCGGATCACCAAGACTTGGCCAACTCTTTCAAGCAACGTATGAAATGGGTGCTTTTATCCAAATGTTTGAGCAAATGGAGGAGACGATAAACCGTCCAATACTAACTCCTTGGCTAGGGGTGAACTATAAAATTTCCTATTACAGTAACCAAACGAAAGAAATGCTCCATTCACTAGGCATTAATCTAATGAATGGCAATATAATAACGGATTTTCATGCTTCTTTAAGCGAGATGAATATTGCATCTACAATGCCAAAAAATGCTTTTTTATTGCCTTACGTTATAAAACCAGTTCGGGGTTTAGAGCGCTTAGATGGAGTGGTTGAAAACGTCATTCAGCAGGATGATCATTCATGGGCCGAACAAGCAAAAAAAAGATGGCAGAGAGATATACGGGTGTTAGAATTCTTTTATGAGGGAGTAGAAGAAAGGCCAGAATGCTACGAGATGGAGAAAACTGCATTACAGCAACAATACGAAGCAAGAATAAAGATAGAAATTATAAATGGAGGTCTATTTTACTTAAAATAG
- the guaD gene encoding guanine deaminase — protein sequence MKEYTQIFLGTAFTSKSPTEVQILKDNLFFVNADGMIDKIIAPEHSEYQDLVNSYKGKENFHQLEDHQYFLPGFVDLHVHAPQWAQAGTALDIPLNDWLNTYTFPIESKFSDLDFAKKVYHDVVSTLLANGTTTVLYFATVHKEASILLAQICADKGQRGLVGKVVMDNPEQNPDFYRDADTSTALADTEEFILAVKALGGSSKQGVYPVVTPRFIPSCTDEALQGLGDLAAKYNTHIQSHCSESDWEHKYVQDRFQKNDAFALYDFGLLSDKSVMAHCNFLSDEDADLFVETGTAIAHCPISNAYFANSVIPIAHFHSKGVEIGLGTDISGGFSPSLYDNIKQSVISSRMLEDGVNTKLPADERGVPRSRVTVNEAFYLATAGGGNSLSLPIGRLAENYIWDVQVIDTTNLPLYDSNEDLQDAFQKMMYLIRPENIREVWVQGEKVHSRG from the coding sequence ATGAAAGAGTACACTCAGATTTTTCTAGGGACAGCTTTTACGAGTAAATCTCCAACAGAAGTACAAATATTGAAAGATAATCTTTTCTTTGTGAATGCAGATGGAATGATTGATAAAATTATTGCTCCGGAACATTCAGAATATCAAGATTTAGTCAATTCCTATAAAGGAAAAGAAAATTTTCATCAATTAGAGGATCATCAATATTTCTTGCCTGGGTTTGTCGATTTACACGTCCATGCTCCACAATGGGCGCAGGCAGGAACAGCGCTGGATATCCCACTTAATGATTGGTTAAATACATATACATTTCCAATTGAATCTAAGTTCTCCGATTTAGATTTTGCAAAAAAAGTGTATCACGATGTTGTCAGTACCCTTCTAGCAAATGGAACGACGACTGTTCTTTATTTCGCAACAGTGCATAAAGAGGCAAGTATATTACTCGCACAAATATGCGCGGACAAAGGACAACGTGGACTCGTTGGAAAAGTAGTCATGGATAATCCCGAACAAAACCCAGACTTCTATCGTGACGCAGATACAAGTACTGCTTTAGCCGATACAGAAGAATTTATACTAGCCGTCAAAGCATTAGGTGGGAGTTCTAAGCAAGGAGTATATCCAGTTGTAACTCCACGATTTATACCAAGTTGTACTGATGAGGCATTACAAGGATTGGGAGATCTTGCTGCTAAGTATAATACGCATATACAGTCTCACTGTAGTGAGAGTGATTGGGAGCATAAATACGTTCAGGATCGGTTCCAGAAAAACGATGCGTTCGCTTTATATGATTTTGGTCTGTTAAGTGATAAATCCGTAATGGCACACTGTAATTTCCTAAGTGACGAGGATGCTGATTTATTTGTTGAAACAGGAACTGCAATAGCTCATTGCCCTATTTCCAATGCCTACTTTGCCAATAGTGTCATCCCTATCGCACATTTCCATTCAAAGGGTGTAGAAATCGGGTTAGGGACAGATATTTCTGGCGGTTTTTCTCCTAGCCTTTACGACAATATAAAACAATCGGTAATCTCCTCTAGAATGCTAGAGGACGGGGTGAATACAAAACTACCGGCAGATGAACGCGGAGTTCCTAGGTCACGCGTCACGGTCAACGAAGCGTTCTACCTGGCAACTGCAGGTGGAGGTAACAGTCTCAGCCTGCCTATTGGTCGTTTAGCTGAAAATTATATTTGGGATGTACAAGTAATCGACACAACTAACCTCCCTCTTTATGATTCTAATGAAGACTTACAGGATGCCTTTCAAAAAATGATGTATCTTATACGACCTGAAAATATACGAGAAGTTTGGGTTCAAGGCGAAAAAGTCCACTCTCGCGGTTAA
- a CDS encoding DUF2188 domain-containing protein, whose translation MPWDKNDYPDSMKNLDADVREKAIEIANALLRDNYEEDRAISIATSQARKAIHGDEEDRVTYEVISRETDWVLRKVDGKRAIFVEDTKAELLQKAKPYVNEQNGILTIYEEDGSIQDTLYD comes from the coding sequence ATGCCATGGGATAAAAATGATTATCCAGATTCTATGAAAAACTTAGATGCAGATGTACGAGAGAAAGCCATTGAAATTGCCAATGCCCTATTACGAGATAATTACGAGGAGGATAGAGCCATTTCCATTGCTACTTCTCAGGCACGAAAAGCAATACACGGGGATGAAGAGGATCGTGTCACCTACGAAGTTATTTCTCGTGAAACTGACTGGGTGCTCAGGAAGGTAGACGGCAAACGAGCTATTTTTGTAGAGGATACGAAAGCGGAATTACTTCAAAAAGCAAAACCATACGTGAATGAACAAAACGGAATATTAACGATTTATGAGGAAGATGGCTCAATACAGGATACTTTATACGATTAA
- a CDS encoding LysM peptidoglycan-binding and 3D domain-containing protein, with protein MKKHIIALTAIVTLSVGAAGQASASSVHTVEKGDTLWSISQAENVSVQDLQQWNDLNSTVIYPSQQLRVEGALETYIVVSGDTLSDIAEKYDMTVEQLMSNNQLTSDLIIPGDKLVLKGSKVAQPEVKGATKTSVTSNAPSETKPATTAKELTMTSTAYTASCEGCSGITATGINLKANPNQKVISVDPNVIPLGSRVWVEGYGEAIAGDTGGAIKGNKIDIFIPTKQAAINWGRKTVKVKILN; from the coding sequence ATGAAAAAACACATTATTGCACTAACCGCAATTGTAACACTATCAGTAGGGGCGGCAGGACAAGCGTCTGCGTCAAGCGTTCATACGGTAGAAAAAGGAGATACACTTTGGTCAATTTCTCAAGCAGAGAATGTTAGTGTGCAAGACTTACAACAATGGAACGATCTTAATTCAACCGTTATATACCCATCTCAACAATTAAGAGTGGAGGGAGCTCTAGAAACGTATATAGTTGTTTCAGGAGATACATTATCTGATATTGCAGAAAAATATGATATGACTGTAGAACAATTAATGTCGAACAATCAGCTAACAAGTGATTTAATCATACCCGGTGATAAATTAGTGTTGAAAGGATCGAAGGTTGCACAACCCGAGGTAAAAGGAGCTACGAAGACTTCTGTTACATCTAATGCTCCATCAGAGACTAAACCGGCTACTACAGCGAAAGAGTTAACAATGACTTCCACAGCATATACAGCGTCATGCGAAGGATGCTCTGGAATCACAGCGACTGGCATTAATCTAAAGGCGAATCCAAACCAAAAAGTTATTTCTGTTGATCCAAATGTAATTCCATTAGGATCTCGAGTATGGGTAGAGGGTTATGGAGAAGCGATTGCTGGTGATACTGGCGGTGCCATAAAAGGAAATAAAATAGATATTTTCATCCCAACAAAACAAGCAGCAATCAATTGGGGACGCAAAACAGTGAAGGTTAAAATTTTAAATTAA